A window from Eretmochelys imbricata isolate rEreImb1 chromosome 23, rEreImb1.hap1, whole genome shotgun sequence encodes these proteins:
- the LOC144279035 gene encoding germ cell-specific gene 1-like protein, which translates to MIKLSRKTRSLLALALNSLALCLAVSAFATSYWCEGTHKVVKPPCLSAIREGNCVPVGANETEAGNATLDPNVVQYIWETGEDKYAFRYFHTGFWLSCEEHHGDEICRSFIELPPESEKGVLWLSVASEFLYIALLSVGFVLMGLDATCYADFIAGLKINAFAAVITVLSGLLGMVAHMMYMTVFQVAVNLGPKDWRPQTWFYGWSFGMAWLSFTLCMSASVLTLNTYTKTLLEFQYRRRTREQQSQRGPRSPGLAPDLERFLWDKYVFSVSGSLGFSPGRARPAAGGCKGRGGGYAGLAGERCGDAGDPDDGEPC; encoded by the exons ATGATCAAGCTGAGCCGGAAGACGCGCTCGCTGCTGGCTCTGGCCTTGAACTCGCTGGCCCTCTGCTTGGCCGTGTCGGCCTTCGCCACCAGCTACTGGTGCGAGGGGACGCACAAGGTGGTCAAGCCGCCCTGCCTGTCGGCCATCAGGGAGGGCAACTGTGTGCCCGTCGGGGCCAATGAGACGGAGGCCGGGAACGCCACCCTGGACCCCAACGTGGTGCAGTACATCTGGGAGACGGGCGAGGACAAGTACGCCTTCCGCTACTTCCACACCGGCTTCTGGCTCTCCTGCGAGGAGCACCACGGAG ACGAGATCTGTCGCAGTTTCATAGAGCTGCCCCCTGAGTCGGAGAAAG GGGTGCTGTGGCTGTCGGTGGCGTCGGAGTTCCTGTACATCGCCCTGCTCAGCGTCGGCTTCGTGCTCATGGGCCTGGACGCCACCTGCTACGCGGACTTCATCGCCGGGCTCAAGATTAACGCCTTCGCCGCGGTGATCACCGTGCTGTCGG GCCTCCTGGGCATGGTGGCCCATATGATGTACATGACGGTCTTCCAGGTGGCCGTCAACCTGGGGCCCAAGGACTGGAGGCCCCAGACCTGGTTCTACGGCTGGTCCTTCGG CATGGCCTGGCTCTCGTTCACGCTCTGCATGTCGGCCTCGGTGCTGACCCTCAACACCTACACCAAGACCCTGCTGGAGTTCCAATACCGACGCCGGACCCGCGAGCAGCAGAGCCAGCGGGGGCCGCGCTCGCCCGGCCTGGCGCCCGACCTCGAGCGCTTCCTGTGGGACAAGTACGTCTTCAGCGTCAGCGGCTCGCTGGGCTTCTCCCCTGGCCGCGCCCGCCCCGCCGCTGGGGGGTGCAAGGGCCGTGGCGGGGGCTACGCCGGCCTGGCCGGGGAGCGCTGCGGGGATGCCGGCGACCCAGACGATGGCGAGCCCTGctag